TCAGCGATCGCGTCAGCGTCATGCGCGATGCCGAGGTGGTACGTACCGTGAAAACGTCCGAGACGAACGCGCGCGAACTGGCGCGCATGATGGTCGGCAGAGACGTCCTGATGGATTTGCCGCGCGCACCTCTCGAGCCCGGTCGTGTCGTGCTGTCGGTCGAGCATCTCAGCTGCGACGGCGAAGCCGGGCTTCCGGCACTGCGAGACGTATCTTTCGAGGTCAGAGCCAATGAAATCGTCGGGATCGCAGGCGTCTCCGGCAATGGCCAGAGCGAGCTGGCGCTGGCCCTGACGGGGCTCCTTCCGGTGGCGTCCGGCAGCGTCACGCTCGACGGGACCCAACTGGCGGGCCTGTCGTCCCACGAGATCAATCAATTGCCCATGGCGCATATCCCCGAGGACCGCCACAGGATGGGCATCGTGTTGCCGCTGCCACTGACGGAGAATCTGATCCTCCAGCGGTTCGACAAGCCGCCCTTCTCCTCTCGTGGATTGCTCGACCTGAACGAGATCACGAAGCAGACCCGTGATCTCATGCGGCGCTTCAAGGTCAAGGCGTCGGGACCGGGGGACCGCATCCGGAATTTGTCGGGCGGCAATCAGCAGAAGCTCGTCGTCGGGCGGGAGCTGGACCGCCGGTTCGATTTCCTGCTGATCAATCAGCTTACGCGCGGCATCGACATCGGCGCGACCGAGCTGGTGATGCACAAGATTCTCGAGCAGCGCAGCGCCGGCAAGGCCATTCTGCTGATATCCACGGAGCTCGAGGAACTGTTCACGCTCTCAGACCGCATCCTCGTCATGTATGAAGGCCGCCTCGTCGGCGAAATTCCGCCCGACCGCAGCCGTCTGGAAGAGATCGGGTTGCTGATGGCCGGCAAATCTCCGCTGTCGGCAGCTTGACGAACCGGTCCAAGGCGATCGCGGGTACATCCATTGTTTTTGCGCCAGAAAAAGGGGAACTTGGCTCAAGCGGAACGGGAACAGGCAGCGCTGCTGCCTGGCGCGAGACAGAGAAGTACCGATGAATGTGACACTTCGCCAGTTGCAGGCCTTCATTGCCGTGGCCGAACTCGGGCGTTTCCATCTGGCGGCCGACCACCTGGGACTGACGCAGTCGGCGATCAGCATCCTGATCAAGGATCTGGAGGTTGCCCTCAAGCACCGGCTGTTCGACCGGCACACACGCATGGTCAGCCTTACGACGGCCGGAGCGGAATTTTTGCCCCAGGCCCGCAAGGTCATGTCGGATCTCGAGATCGCGGTTGCGAATGTGCACGAACTGGCAACCCTGCAACGCGGCCGGGTCACGATCGCCGCGGCAATCGTGCTGGCCGCGACCTTGCTGCCGCCGGTCATTGCGCGCTTCGTCAAGCGTTATCCCGACATATCGGTACAGGTGCGGGACATGCCGGAGGAGGAGATCCGTTCCGCATTGAAGCGGAACGAGGCGGATCTCGGCATCGGCACCGTTTCCGCCGACGATCCGGAGATCCAGGCCAGCGTGCTGATGCGTGACCAGCTCACCTTGATCTGCCGCTCCGACCACAGGTTCGCGAAGGCGCGGCAGGTGAGCTGGGCAAGCCTCGCAGGCGAAGGCCTGATCGGACTGGCAAAGGACAACCCCCTGCGCGGGCTCGTCGATCGCGCGCTGATCGCCTCCGGTGTCGAGGTCAAGACGAGATACGAGGTGCGATTCTCGACGACGGCGATCAGCATGGTGGCGGAAGGCCTGGGTATAGCGATCCTTCCGGAAAACTCCCGCCAGCTCACGACCAATGTGGACGTCCGAATCGTCGAGCTGGTGGATCCGGTCATCAGCCGCAACATCTCCATTCTGCAATACCGCCAACCCATGCTCTCGCCGGCGGCGGCGAAAATGAAGGAATTTCTCATGGGAGCGAGCCGCAAACTCTCGTGATGCATGGCACTTCCGGGAAAAGTGCTGAGCGATCTTCCGCCCGGTGCAGGGCGAAGGCCTCGTCGAAGGTCGGCATGACGAGCCCGGCCGCGCGCCGGCCCGAGCCCCACGTCCATAAAGAACAGATCGACGTCATCCGGCCGCGTCGGTTCGCCGTTGCTCTTGAAGCGCCCGGCGCATCGACTAGATCATAGATGTTGTCCGCCCCGGAGGTTCCCAACGGAGGCTCACAACGCTTCATGACATCCCGATCCAAGGAGCGTCGCTCATGAAGATAGCCCAGATCGCACCGCTGTTCGAACGTGTACCGCCGAAGCTCTACGGCGGGACCGAGCGCGTCGTTCACCACCTGACGGAAGAGCTCGTCCGGCAGGGCCATGAGGTCACCCTCTTTGCGAGCGGCGACTCGATGACCTCGGCAAAGCTCGTTCCCTGCTCGGATATGGCGCTGAGACTGAACCCTGCGGTTCTGGACCCGATTCCCTATCACATGCTGATGCTGGAGGAAGTGCGCCGGCAGGCGAACGGCTTCGACGTCCTGCACTTCCACATCGATCTCCTGCATTTTCCCCTCGTTCGCAACCTCGCCGGAAAGACGGTGACGACGCTGCACGGCCGCCTCGATCTGCCCGACCTCCAGCCCTTCTATGCCGCATTCCCGGATGTTCCCCTGATTTCGATCTCCGACGACCAGCGAAAGCCGATGCCGCCGGTCAATTGGGTCGCCACGGTCCATCATGGTCTGGCTCCGGACGTCCTTCCCTTCACCGGCCAGCCGAGGGGCGACTATCTCGCCTTCCTTGGCCGCATCTCGCCCGAAAAGCGGCCCGACCGCGCGATCGAAATCGCTGCCCGGGTCGGCATGCCGCTGAAGATCGCCGCCAAGGTCGACAAAGCGGACGCGGCCTATTGGCTGAACGAGATCGAGCCGCTTGTCCGGCGCTATCCGAACGTCGAATTCATCGGCGAAATAGACGAAGGTCAGAAGGGCGAATTCCTTGGCAACGCACGTGCCCTTCTCTTCCCGATCGACTGGCCCGAACCGTTCGGGCTGGTGATGATCGAGGCGATGGCCTGCGGCACGCCGGTGGTCGCCTTCCGCTGCGGCTCGGTGCCGGAGGTCATCGACCACGGCGTGTCGGGCTTCATCGTCGACAGCATGGAGGAGGCCGTGAAGGCGGTCCACGAACTCGACCGGCTCGATCGCCACACGGTCCGGGCGACCTTCGACAGACGCTTCACCGCCCGACGCATGGCAGATGACTATCTGGATCTCTATCGCGCCCTGGCAGGCGGCGCCCAAAGGGTCCTGCCGATCCATGCGGCGAACGAAAGCGGGGCAGGCCCCGGCTCTACCAGGGTCGCCTGATACCGGATCACGGATGAGTTCTGATCGACCTGAACGCATCGTGATCTACTCGAGGAGCGAAGCGGGATGCGCGTGGAAAACGGCACGCACCTCCCTCATTCTGCTCGCACGCAACGGAGACCGATCCGATGGGAAGCAATCTCTCCGGGGGGCCGGCCCAAGCCGCTCCCGACGTGACATCTGCGGACGACCTGGGGCCTGCAGCGGTTTCGCGTTACGAGCGAAGCTCCAGATCCCTGAAGCACGGCGATACCTTCGCCGTGTTCGATCACAACGGCGACGCATTTTCCTCTCCTTCCAATCCGGAGGGGATCTTCCACCGCGACACCCGCCATCTGTCGCAGTTCGTGCTGACGTTGAACGGCGCCCGGTCGCTGTTGCTGAGTTCCACGCTCAGGGACGACAATGCCACGCTCGACTGCGATCTCACCAATCCGGCTCTCGTGCTCGATCCCGGTGGCGAGGTGTTGAAGCATGACCTCATTCACGTGCGCCGTACCCGGTTCCTCTGGCAGGAGGCCTGCTACGAGCGCCTGGTCTTCCGAAACTTCGATGAAGTGCCGAGAAGGCTGCAGGTCGAATTGTCCTTCGCCGCCGACTTCGCCGACCTTTTCGAGGTGCGGGGCACCCCCAGGCGGCGCCGCGGCACCCATCACAGCGCGCTGGTCGGCAACGCCCGGGTCGTTCTGGCCTATGACGGCCTCGACGGCCAGACCCGCAGCACGACGCTCCGCTTCGATCCGGAGCCGGAGAGGCTCACCGGACAGGAGGCGAGCTTTGTCGTCGAGCTCGCGCCGCACCAGGCGCAATCGATCTTCATCGAGATCGTCTGCAACAGTGTCCGGGACAACCCGCACCCGCCGTCCTTCACCTTCTTTCTGGCGTTGCGGGATGCCAGGAGAGCGCTTCGCTACTCGGCCTCGCGCGCCGCTGCGGTGGTCACCTCCAATGCCGTCTTCAACGAAGCCGTCAGGCGCAGCGTCGCCGATCTCTACATGCTGCTCACGGAAACACCCGAAGGTCCCTACCCTTACGCCGGAATTCCCTGGTTCAGCACCGTCTTCGGCCGCGACGCGCTCATCACCGCGCTCGAAACACTGTGGCTCGACCCGGCAATCGCGAAAGGCGTGCTCAGGCATCTGGCCGCCAACCAGGCGACCGATTTCGACCCCGCCGCCGATGCGGAGCCGGGCAAGATCCTGCATGAGATGCGCTACGGCGAAATGGCGGAACTCGGCGAGGTGCCCTTCCGGCGCTATTACGGCAGCATCGACTCGACCCCTCTCTTCATCATGCTTGCCGGCGCCTATCTCGATCGCACCGGCGATCTCGATACCGTGCGGAGCCTCTGGCCGAACGTGGTGGCGGCACTTGACTGGATCGACCGTTTCGGCGACCGCGACGGCGACGGCTTCGTCGAATATGGAAGCCGCACCGCAAAGGGCCTGGTGAACCAGTGCTGGAAGGACAGCCACGATTCGATCTTCCATGCCGGGGGCAATCTGGCCTCGGGGCCGATCGCGGCCGCCGAGGTACAGGCCTATGTCTTCGGCGCCTGGCAGGCGGCCGCCCGATTGTCGCGCAAGCTCGGCCATGCCGAGGATGCGCTGCGGCTCGAACGACGGGCCGAAGACCTGCGCATCCGGTTCGACACGGCCTTCTACGATGATGAGCTTGGGACCTATTCGCTGGCCCTCGACGGGGACAAGAACCCCTGCCGCGTCCGCTCTTCCAATGCGGGCCATGCCCTCTTCACCGGCATCGCCCTGCCGGAGCGCGCCGGCAGGGTGGTGTCAACGCTGATGGCGCAATCCTCCTTCTGCGGCTGGGGCGTGCGCACGATCGCCGCCTCGGAAGCGCGCTACAATCCGATGAGCTACCACAACGGCTCCGTCTGGCCACACGACAATGCGCTGATCGCGGCAGGCTTCGTGCGCTACGGCTTTCAAGCAGAGGCGGCGAGCATCTTCGAAGGGCTGTTCGCGGCCTCCACCTACACCGACCTCAGACGTCTGCCGGAGCTATTTTGCGGCTTCGCGCGCCAGCGCGCCCGCGGGCCCACCTTCTATCCGGTTTCCTGCGTGCCGCAGGCTTGGGCGGCGGCGGCGCCCCTCTATCTGCTCCAGTCGATGATCGGCCTCGGCTTCGATGCCGGGAGGATGCATGTGACCTTGCACGAACCGACGCTCCCGCCCTTCCTGGACGAAGTCGTGCTGAAACGGCTGCGGGTCGGTTCGGGGATGGTTGACATAGCCCTAAGACGGTCGAGATCCCAGGTCGTGGTCGACGTCCTGGACCGGAGAGGCGGAGTGAAGGTGCTGACGACGCATTGAGTTGAAACGTCGCGGGAGCACCGCAGGCTGCTCCCGCGCCGCCGGACCTACACTAATGCATTAGTGTATTGCGCCATGTTTCCCGCCATGCTACATCGGCGTGGAAGATCCACCTGTCGGGAATATCCAAGCCAATGACATCCACACTTCGAAGCGCACGGTGGTTTGCCCCCGATGACCTGCGCTCTTCCGGTCACCGCTCCCGCCTGATGCAGATGGGCTATGACGCCAAGGACTGGGGCGAGAAGCCGATCATAGCGATCCTGAACACATGGTCGGATCTCAATCCGTGCCACGCTCATTTCAAGCACCGGATCGAGGACGTGAAACGCGGCGTGCTGCAGGCCGGCGGCTTTCCCGTCGAACTGCCGGTGCAGTCGCTCTCGGAAAGCTCGCTCAAGCCGACGACTATGCTCTATCGGAATTTCCTCGCCATGGAGGCCGAGGAATTGCTGCGCGGCCATCCGATCGACGGCGCCGTGCTGATGGGCGGGTGCGACAAGACCACGCCTGCCCTCGTCATGGGGGCCATCAGTGCCGGCCTCCCGATGATCTTCCTGCCGGCCGGCCCGATGCTGCGCGGGCACTACAAGGGCGAGCATCTCGGCTCCGGCTCGGATGCTTGGAAGTACTGGGACGAGCGCCGTGCGGGAACGATAACGGATGAGCAATGGATCGGCGTGGAGGAGGGGATCGCCCGCTCCTACGGCCACTGCATGACTTTCGGAACGGCAAGCACGATGACGGCGATCGCCGAGTCGCTCGGTTTGACGCTTCCCGGCGCAAGCTCCATCCCCGCCGCCGACGCCAACCACATCCGCATGAGCACGCGATGCGGCAGGCGGATCGTCGAGATGGTGCACGAGAAGCTGGGACCTGAGCAAATCATCACTGAAAAATCGGTCGCAAATGCGAGTGCAGTGGCGATGGCGACGGGCTGTTCGACCAATGCCGTGGTGCATCTCATCGCCATGGCGCGACGCGCCGGGGTGCCGCTGACGCTCGAAGATCTAGACCGGGTCAGCCGTACGACGCCGGTGATCGCCAATATCAGGCCCTCCGGCAAGCAGTACCTGATGGAGGACTTCTACTATGCCGGCGGGCTTCGCGCACTGATGGCCGAA
The genomic region above belongs to Sinorhizobium meliloti and contains:
- a CDS encoding ABC transporter ATP-binding protein; the encoded protein is MTGKQLLLMDGIHKRFGPLIVSAGVTLDVEENEIHALLGENGAGKTVLMSILCGVLSPNEGRIVFKGRPLKLGSPREAIKHRIGMVHQHFMLVPNLTVAENYVLGQGSPFRVIRDMKAVHARILELSDRYGLDVAPDALVSSLSVGEQQRVEILKVLYHGIELLILDEPTAVLTPQETDRLLHLLRQLVADGKTVIFISHKLDEVMRVSDRVSVMRDAEVVRTVKTSETNARELARMMVGRDVLMDLPRAPLEPGRVVLSVEHLSCDGEAGLPALRDVSFEVRANEIVGIAGVSGNGQSELALALTGLLPVASGSVTLDGTQLAGLSSHEINQLPMAHIPEDRHRMGIVLPLPLTENLILQRFDKPPFSSRGLLDLNEITKQTRDLMRRFKVKASGPGDRIRNLSGGNQQKLVVGRELDRRFDFLLINQLTRGIDIGATELVMHKILEQRSAGKAILLISTELEELFTLSDRILVMYEGRLVGEIPPDRSRLEEIGLLMAGKSPLSAA
- a CDS encoding LysR family transcriptional regulator — protein: MNVTLRQLQAFIAVAELGRFHLAADHLGLTQSAISILIKDLEVALKHRLFDRHTRMVSLTTAGAEFLPQARKVMSDLEIAVANVHELATLQRGRVTIAAAIVLAATLLPPVIARFVKRYPDISVQVRDMPEEEIRSALKRNEADLGIGTVSADDPEIQASVLMRDQLTLICRSDHRFAKARQVSWASLAGEGLIGLAKDNPLRGLVDRALIASGVEVKTRYEVRFSTTAISMVAEGLGIAILPENSRQLTTNVDVRIVELVDPVISRNISILQYRQPMLSPAAAKMKEFLMGASRKLS
- a CDS encoding glycosyltransferase family 4 protein, with the translated sequence MKIAQIAPLFERVPPKLYGGTERVVHHLTEELVRQGHEVTLFASGDSMTSAKLVPCSDMALRLNPAVLDPIPYHMLMLEEVRRQANGFDVLHFHIDLLHFPLVRNLAGKTVTTLHGRLDLPDLQPFYAAFPDVPLISISDDQRKPMPPVNWVATVHHGLAPDVLPFTGQPRGDYLAFLGRISPEKRPDRAIEIAARVGMPLKIAAKVDKADAAYWLNEIEPLVRRYPNVEFIGEIDEGQKGEFLGNARALLFPIDWPEPFGLVMIEAMACGTPVVAFRCGSVPEVIDHGVSGFIVDSMEEAVKAVHELDRLDRHTVRATFDRRFTARRMADDYLDLYRALAGGAQRVLPIHAANESGAGPGSTRVA
- a CDS encoding amylo-alpha-1,6-glucosidase, translating into MGSNLSGGPAQAAPDVTSADDLGPAAVSRYERSSRSLKHGDTFAVFDHNGDAFSSPSNPEGIFHRDTRHLSQFVLTLNGARSLLLSSTLRDDNATLDCDLTNPALVLDPGGEVLKHDLIHVRRTRFLWQEACYERLVFRNFDEVPRRLQVELSFAADFADLFEVRGTPRRRRGTHHSALVGNARVVLAYDGLDGQTRSTTLRFDPEPERLTGQEASFVVELAPHQAQSIFIEIVCNSVRDNPHPPSFTFFLALRDARRALRYSASRAAAVVTSNAVFNEAVRRSVADLYMLLTETPEGPYPYAGIPWFSTVFGRDALITALETLWLDPAIAKGVLRHLAANQATDFDPAADAEPGKILHEMRYGEMAELGEVPFRRYYGSIDSTPLFIMLAGAYLDRTGDLDTVRSLWPNVVAALDWIDRFGDRDGDGFVEYGSRTAKGLVNQCWKDSHDSIFHAGGNLASGPIAAAEVQAYVFGAWQAAARLSRKLGHAEDALRLERRAEDLRIRFDTAFYDDELGTYSLALDGDKNPCRVRSSNAGHALFTGIALPERAGRVVSTLMAQSSFCGWGVRTIAASEARYNPMSYHNGSVWPHDNALIAAGFVRYGFQAEAASIFEGLFAASTYTDLRRLPELFCGFARQRARGPTFYPVSCVPQAWAAAAPLYLLQSMIGLGFDAGRMHVTLHEPTLPPFLDEVVLKRLRVGSGMVDIALRRSRSQVVVDVLDRRGGVKVLTTH
- the araD gene encoding L-arabinonate dehydratase, which translates into the protein MTSTLRSARWFAPDDLRSSGHRSRLMQMGYDAKDWGEKPIIAILNTWSDLNPCHAHFKHRIEDVKRGVLQAGGFPVELPVQSLSESSLKPTTMLYRNFLAMEAEELLRGHPIDGAVLMGGCDKTTPALVMGAISAGLPMIFLPAGPMLRGHYKGEHLGSGSDAWKYWDERRAGTITDEQWIGVEEGIARSYGHCMTFGTASTMTAIAESLGLTLPGASSIPAADANHIRMSTRCGRRIVEMVHEKLGPEQIITEKSVANASAVAMATGCSTNAVVHLIAMARRAGVPLTLEDLDRVSRTTPVIANIRPSGKQYLMEDFYYAGGLRALMAEMKDLLHLDAMTVSGFPLGATLEGAEVYNSDVIRPLSNPIYHEGSLAVLKGNLAPDGCVVKPSACEERLRVHEGPALVFDSYPEMKAAIDDEDLDVTPDHVLILRNAGPKGGPGMPEWGMLPIPKKILKQGYRDMLRISDARMSGTSYGACILHVAPESHVGGPLSLVRTGDIIRVDVPNRTIDMLVDEVTLAKRRAEWTRPADRYERGYGWMFSKHIKQANEGCDFDFLETAFGAPVGEPDIF